Genomic segment of Eupeodes corollae chromosome 2, idEupCoro1.1, whole genome shotgun sequence:
TTTTCTATTAGCTTATTCATTGTCCGCAAGAAGGTCTGTTATCCAGCTTGTTCTCTTAGTTGGTTGTTATTAAAGTCTTCTTTGATTTTCGTGTAAAGCGTTTTGGAAATTTCAATGGTGATAATGTCACCATAAGTTAGTCGTAACGCTCTTGTTTAAACTTATCGTTATTTTAAGGGTTTTTCCATAaggttattttaatggtttatccTCAatagaaatagccagctgcattcctctccTCAAACAGTTGAactgtaatactcgcacttaGATGactgctcatcagtataccctcgagtcttacttcgtactgtaaagtacagagattcgttcttgatccgtactacgcgaatgcgGAATACCGTAAAGTACTCTGTCCTCTTAatgattgcaatattcaggaattcataACCAATGTGTATGGACGTCtccttttcctagtgctcacgctgtgtctctgcataataagggtagtaatatcctcCTGAGTTTGagctttttctaaaaaaaaaatcaggcgTATAGCAGAATACATTTTTACTCGAAAGTGTTTATGTTCAACGAATACTGATGCTTACTGCACATTCAAGTTCATTGTTCTTTTCCTCTCTATAAACCTATTATACTGTGCAGTTTAATCCAAtcaaaatctaaattttaaaaattaaattttggtttttgatgtcatttcattaaatttgtatgttaaagATTGGAACATACTTTATTTTCCTCGGATGGGCCAAagaaaatattacaattttggaaacaaaaacgaGAGGAATTATTAGTTCTGAATTATATGCCTCACAGACTTGACCTTCCAATACTTTCCAACTTTTGTTCACTTTTGAAGAAGTTTAAGATGAATGACGAGTTCCTTGCTGAGTAAAACGTTGAAAAATGATGGAACGTTTTGAATGGTTACGTCATTGCTGCACTACATTATAGACAATCCATAGCCCATGACTTTACATCATaaacataatattaattaaaatcttttatgtttgctgtttgttatatttagatttaaattgtcAGTCTTGTAGATGGCCATAGGCAAACTATTAAGACTTTACATGCTTAAGTATACAAtgtatattatgtttttaaataaagtcaataACTAATTTCTGACAAATATGATTCTATAAGCTTGCTTTTAGTtaacaaaacatataaaattaaaaaaacagatttcTTTCGGCAATAACATTTTTCGTAGTTGCCAAGCATATGTTATTTAAAAGTGACAATCCTGTATTTGTCCTTTTAGTATAAAATAGTTCTTCATTTCCATGGACCAAGTAGTTATCTGTAAAATGCACCATTAACGATTCAGGCAACTGGAATTAGAGTGCcactatttttttcatttgtgatGAGTGAGTGATATTAAAATCACTTTATCATTAGGATActgaatataattattatagaatacataaaaaagataattagtTGGTTctaagttataaataaatttcttttttctttattttttggaattcatACTCGAGCGCCTATAACTCTTCTTTGCTTGCTTTATCTCCCTTGGAATGTTTTTCTACAGTGTCATCATCGTTTTGTGGGGCTGCAACTTCGgctaaacatttttggtcatgtttTGGAAGCGCCTTTTCCTCACAGAGATGCTGTAAAAGGGGCTTTGTTTCTTGGTGCTTAAAATACCAGTCTTCGATTACATCTTCATATTTCTCTAAAAGGTATTCGCATTGTGTCTTCATTTGAGTTACTTCAATTGGTGGTCTATCCCAGAGTTCATATGGAATTCCCAAATCAACTTTTACACCCTTGTCTACAAGACCGTGTAGGGCTTTGAACGTCTGAGGCATACCTTTGGCGAACCGGGTGCTGTCTTGTCGCTCTTTGTGAAGATTGTATTCTAAAATTCGATCACATACGTTTTCAATGGATTCGACGAGCCTCAGTTCACTGCGACGATATTCGGTTCGTTTCTTTGGTTTAACTTCGTCTAGTGAatagctaaaaaaaaagaaacaaattataaattgcaATGTTATACATTTCTTGTAAACTTCTTAACACGAACCCAAGTTCAAGAACATCATGAGATTTGCCGGTCTCAGTTAATCTATCCTGTAGTTCAGTTGCCAGAATTTTACAAGTTTCGCATTTACTAGCGAATTTAACTCCTTCATCTTCTTCAGGACCACTTAAAACAATGCTAGCG
This window contains:
- the LOC129945697 gene encoding protein canopy homolog 4, with translation MFLKIFIVFGLASIVLSGPEEDEGVKFASKCETCKILATELQDRLTETGKSHDVLELGYSLDEVKPKKRTEYRRSELRLVESIENVCDRILEYNLHKERQDSTRFAKGMPQTFKALHGLVDKGVKVDLGIPYELWDRPPIEVTQMKTQCEYLLEKYEDVIEDWYFKHQETKPLLQHLCEEKALPKHDQKCLAEVAAPQNDDDTVEKHSKGDKASKEEL